In one Solanum lycopersicum chromosome 11, SLM_r2.1 genomic region, the following are encoded:
- the LOC101252139 gene encoding nuclear transcription factor Y subunit B-4 translates to MSSSCSLRPFATSHFSFVAINMANLAHIYTLLYFYRAKMDNNGGGFHGYHTFPSTPATEMRMGVPVPVHLNQDSECTIREQDRFMPIANVIRIMRRILPPHAKISDDSKQTIQECVSEFISFVTGEANERCQCEQRKTITAEDVLWAMSRLGFDDYIEPLTFYLHRYREIDGGEHGTLTEEESLMLKLDPSYAGYFVYPLPMANTTYISQCAVESDDSLFLC, encoded by the exons ATgtcttcttcttgttcattaCGCCCATTTGCCACGAGTCATTTCTCTTTTGTGGCTATAAATATGGCCAATTTAGCACACATATACACACTACTCTATTTCTACAGAGCAAAGATGGATAATAATGGTGGTGGTTTTCATGGTTACCACACATTCCCTTCTACACCTG CTACAGAGATGAGGATGGGAGTGCCTGTGCCTGTTCATCTTAACCAAGATTCTGAATGCACTATTCGGGAGCAAGACCGATTCATGCCAATAGCAAATGTGATCAGAATCATGCGTCGGATCCTTCCTCCCCATGCTAAGATATCTGATGACTCTAAACAGACCATCCAAGAATGTGTATCTGAGTTCATAAGCTTTGTAACTGGTGAAGCCAATGAGCGTTGCCAATGTGAGCAGCGCAAGACCATCACTGCTGAAGATGTGCTTTGGGCAATGAGCAGGCTTGGTTTTGATGATTACATTGAACCCTTGACTTTCTACTTGCATCGTTATCGTGAGATCGATGGTGGTGAGCATGGAACCTTGACAGAGGAGGAGTCTTTGATGTTGAAGCTTGACCCATCTTATGCAGGTTACTTTGTGTATCCACTGCCAATGGCCAACACTACTTATATTTCTCAGTGTGCTGTGGAAAGTGATGACTCTCTCTTTCTCTGCTGA
- the LOC101266686 gene encoding tRNA (guanine(9)-N1)-methyltransferase produces MEEGKTMADEEEVVVEVEQQQQQPCPPLSKNAQKKLLKQQRYEVKKAEKKALLKEQKKREGERKRKEWEEKLASATEEEKQQLIESRKCLRKERMDQRSDEKGKKMQRLTNAKENGQNVVIDLEFDNLMNSSELHSLVQQIMYCYAVNGRCSSPAHLWLTGCQGEMQAQLQRLPGFDKWVIEKENRPYIEAFEDQKERLVYLTADSETTLDVLDPKHIYIIGGLVDRNRWKGLTKKKAEDQGIQTAKLPIGTYLKMSSSQVLTVNQVVEILLKYLETGDWKTSFFAVIPQRKRCEGDNDIEDTEGNDDHEKKIIDIELEEEKDDQESKRQCIES; encoded by the exons ATGGAAGAAGGGAAAACAATGGCAGATGAAGAAGAAGTGGTAGTGGAAGTCgaacagcagcagcagcagccaTGTCCACCACTGTCGAAGAACGCGCAGAAGAAACTGTTGAAGCAGCAACGATACGAGGTCAAAAAGGCGGAGAAAAAGGCATTGCTGAAAGAGcagaagaagagagaaggggAGCGCAAGCGTAAGGAATGGGAGGAGAAGCTGGCCAGCGCCACCGAAGAGGAGAAACAACAGTTGATAGAGTCGAGGAAGTGCTTAAGGAAAGAGAGAATGGACCAACGCTCTGatgaaaaaggaaagaagatgCAGAGGCTCACTAATGCTAAAGAAAATGGCCAAAATGTAGTTATTGATCTCGAGTTTGATAACCTCATGAATTCTAGTGAGCTCCATAGCCTCGTTCAACAg ATCATGTACTGTTATGCGGTGAATGGAAGGTGTAGTTCTCCTGCTCATCTCTGGTTGACTGGCTGTCAAGGAGAAATGCAAGCTCAGTTGCAAAGACTACCAGGTTTTGACAAGTGGGTAATTGAAAAAGAGAACCGGCCATATATTGAGGCATTCGAAGATCAGAAGGAACGCCTTGTGTATCTCACTGCAGACTCAGAAACAACGCTAGACGTCCTTGATCCAaagcatatatatatcattGGTGGGTTGGTGGATAGGAATCGGTGGAAAGGGCTAACCAAGAAAAAAGCAGAAGACCAAGGGATTCAAACAGCAAAACTCCCTATAGGAACTTACCTAAAGATGTCTAGTTCTCAG GTCCTTACAGTCAATCAAGTGGTAGAGATACTTCTGAAATACTTGGAGACAGGAGACTGGAAAACTTCATTCTTTGCAGTGATTCCACAGAGGAAAAGATGTGAGGGTGATAATGATATTGAAGATACGGAAGGGAACGATGATCACgagaaaaaaatcattgataTTGAACTGGAAGAAGAGAAAGATGATCAAGAGTCTAAAAGACAGTGCATTGAGAGTTGA